In Pochonia chlamydosporia 170 chromosome 3, whole genome shotgun sequence, the following are encoded in one genomic region:
- a CDS encoding chitin biosynthesis protein (similar to Trichoderma reesei QM6a XP_006964320.1), producing MLVSLTVGKVDAGVTVLLTPDKRLIEFPSILLPPNISSGSIVDIAVSQNTEKESIEEQKFRALQDRIYQSFGASEPATPILRCRNATQTSVVLEWDPIELATADLISLSLYRNGQKAGNIPRPLQMHSTKISGLAVDTEYTFHLVLRTTAGTRMSEKVTVRTHKMTDLSGITITTGILPGAIKENLNKAVERIGAKIVDGVRIDTTHFVTTEGRGTSWEKAVESNIPVVRPEWVDACEKNGRILGVTKFYLDAMRPGPPSEDTISPPPVPIKDVPPAPAADTTKPQEEPKNGDAEGDKPKTEAEEDQDKAADDEPEQKAKTPSHPDEQKMRLEDKEEQKVALRPSTSNHEGEAAEKEEKAEGDSKEDSADEKPSGTPDGASFQEVEL from the exons ATGCTCGTCTCACTCACCGTCGGCAAGGTTGACGCCGGTGTCACAGTCCTCTTGACGCCGGACAAAAGACTG ATCGAATTCCCCTCCATTCTTTTGCCTCCAAACATCTCCTCCGGCAGCATCGTCGACATCGCAGTGTCCCAAAACACCGAAAAAGAATCAATCGAAGAGCAAAAGTTCCGCGCTCTGCAAGATCGCATATATCAGTCCTTTGGCGCCTCCGAGCCGGCCACCCCTATCCTTCGCTGTCGCAATGCTACACAAACCTCCGTCGTTCTCGAATGGGACCCAATTGAGTTGGCCACGGCTGATTTGATATCCCTCAGCCTGTATCGTAACGGTCAAAAGGCTGGAAATATCCCCCGACCGCTGCAGATGCACAGCACCAAGATCAGTGGCTTGGCTGTTGATACCGAGTATACCTTCCATCTGGTGCTGAGGACGACCGCTGGCACGCGGATGAGCGAAAAGGTGACTGTGCGCACGCACAAAATGACCGACTTGAgcggcatcaccatcaccacaggAATCTTGCCTGGTGCCATCAAGGAGAATTTGAACAAGGCAGTGGAGCGAATCGGTGCCAAGATTGTGGACGGAGTGCGCATTGACACTACGCATTTCGTGACTACCGAGGGAAGAGGTACGTCCTGGGAAAAGGCTGTTGAGAGCAACATCCCAGTGGTACGGCCGGAATGGGTGGACGCATGTGAGAAAAATGGCCGTATTCTTGGTGTCACCAAGTTCTACCTAGATGCAATGAGACCAGGACCGCCCAGCGAGGACACCATCTCGCCCCCACCTGTTCCTATCAAGGATGTACCTCCAGCACCCGCTGCGGATACCACAAAACCCCAAGAGGAACCCAAGAATGGAGATGCCGAGGGCGACAAACCGAAAACTGAGGCCGAAGAGGACCAAGACAAAGCAGCAGACGACGAGCCCGAGCAAAAAGCCAAGACACCATCGCACCCTGATGAGCAAAAGATGAGACtggaggacaaggaagagcaAAAGGTCGCACTTCGTCCAAGCACATCCAATCacgaaggagaagcagcagagaaagaagagaaggcagaGGGTGACAGCAAGGAAGACAGCGCAGACGAGAAACCATCTGGCACTCCTGACGGTGCGTCATTCCAAGAAGTAGAGTTGTAG
- a CDS encoding acetyltransferase (GNAT) family domain-containing protein: MSDQISLRPGKVQDATTISALGTRVFTHSFSSLMPQDDLATYLSTSYSVPSIIKDLENPSMSFIVATKNDELVGFIQLTRGTSEPCIDHLDHKIQLQRLYVSEKCQDLGIGRILMTQAESEAVDLGFRHMWLASWERNPRAEKMYERAGYAVRGEMQFRLGSSLLKDWVMVKTLGEMG; the protein is encoded by the coding sequence ATGTCAGACCAAATCTCCCTACGACCAGGAAAAGTGCAAGACGCCACGACCATTTCCGCCCTCGGCACCCGCGTCTTCACCcactccttctcatctctCATGCCGCAAGACGATCTGGCGACCTATCTATCTACCTCCTATTCAGTCCCCAGCATAATCAAAGACTTGGAAAAcccatccatgtccttcaTCGTAGCCACAAAGAACGACGAACTAGTTGGTTTCATCCAACTAACACGCGGCACATCAGAGCCCTGCATCGACCACCTTGATCACAAAATTCAGTTGCAACGGCTATACGTCAGCGAGAAATGCCAGGACCTTGGGATTGGGAGAATTTTGATGACCCAAGCGGAGAGTGAGGCGGTGGACTTGGGCTTCAGGCACATGTGGTTGGCGTCGTGGGAGCGCAATCCGCGGGCGGAGAAGATGTATGAGAGGGCAGGGTATGCGGTGCGTGGGGAGATGCAGTTTAGGTTGGGGAGTTCTTTGTTGAAGGACTGGGTTATGGTTAAGACTTTGGGTGAGATGGGATga
- a CDS encoding glycerate dehydrogenase (similar to Cordyceps militaris CM01 XP_006669793.1), producing the protein MQAIKTQARVPVQIMNPFTQSSRLQYTTNSKSLPSLAIIDDYLSISTPHFDHIPRSDITIDVFKTPMPQQTPQERRALIENLKPFTAISTMRERTPFPASLLQELPNLKFLLCTGTQFETFDLEAAKKLGITVVAAPGKGRTDSKIPESKKGQDIRKGGNHPTTHHTWAMILALARNVAFDDASVKSGGWQTGMAMGLPGKTLGVLGMGRLGASVARAGIIAFGMKVVCWSQSLTQEKADTIAKGLSLPTESEDGSKTFQVVSKDELFQKSDVVSLHYVLSERSKDLVSRRELDMMKRTALLVNTSRGPLISENDLLHAAEEGKIRGIGLDTFEYEPLPADSPWRSQNWGRDGRSKVLVTPHMGYVEEGLMNNWYAETAENVERWLAGKEVLHRLV; encoded by the coding sequence ATGCAAGCTATCAAGACGCAGGCACGCGTGCCTGTTCAGATAATGAACCCATTTACGCAAAGTTCACGTTTACAATACACGACAAATTCAAAATCATTACCCTCCTTAGCCATCATTGATGACTACCTCTCCATTTCCACTCCTCACTTTGATCACATCCCCCGATCTGATATTACGATCGATGTTTTTAAAACACCCATGCCCCAGCAAACTCCCCAGGAACGTCGAGCTCTCATTGAAAATCTCAAGCCCTTTACGGCCATCTCAACCATGCGAGAGAGAACACCTTTTCCAGCCTCTCTTCTCCAAGAACTTCCCAATCTGAAATTTCTCCTCTGCACCGGAACTCAATTCGAGACGTTTGATCTCGAAGCTGCCAAAAAGTTGGGAATAACGGTAGTAGCAGCACCAGGAAAGGGCCGGACTGACAGCAAGATCCCCGAGTCTAAGAAAGGACAGGACATCCGCAAGGGAGGCAATCATCCTACTACACATCACACATGGGCTATGATTCTAGCACTAGCACGGAATGTGGCATTTGACGATGCTTCCGTAAAGTCGGGCGGTTGGCAGACTGGCATGGCAATGGGTTTGCCTGGGAAGACGCTTGGTGTGCTCGGCATGGGCCGGCTGGGTGCTTCTGTTGCAAGGGCAGGCATAATCGCTTTCGGGATGAAGGTCGTGTGCTGGAGTCAGAGTCTTACACAAGAAAAAGCAGACACCATTGCCAAGGGTCTGAGTCTGCCTACGGAGTCTGAAGATGGTAGCAAGACCTTCCAAGTTGTGAGCAAAGACGAGCTCTTTCAGAAATCCGACGTGGTGTCTTTGCACTATGTCCTCAGCGAACGTTCCAAAGATTTGGTGTCTAGGAGGGAACTAGACATGATGAAAAGGACTGCGCTGCTGGTGAATACTTCTCGCGGGCCGCTCATAAGTGAGAATGACCTGCTACACgctgcagaagaaggcaaaatACGTGGAATCGGTCTTGACACGTTTGAGTACGAGCCCTTACCAGCTGACAGCCCGTGGAGATCTCAGAATTGGGGTCGAGACGGCCGAAGCAAGGTGCTTGTGACACCGCATATGGGATATGTCGAGGAAGGTTTGATGAATAACTGGTATGCTGAGACGGCAGAGAATGTGGAGAGGTGGTTGGCTGGAAAGGAGGTATTACACAGGCTTGTGTAG
- a CDS encoding oxidoreductase (similar to Metarhizium robertsii ARSEF 23 XP_007820028.2): MSTPWIFICPSSRGIGHTLTQHLLKTTTLPILATTRNTNPSATKSSILNTLQANNHADFSSRLHLLTMDVTDPPSMEEASRQARALFPAKTHHLHLSFAIPGILTPEKSLAGIDPDSSMAMFQVNTLGPLLLAKYFAEFLPRRSTEIDVDKLDGVSRHATWVFMSARVGSVTDNRSGGWFSYRASKAAVNSITKSVDIMLKTRSGDKALAIAYHPGTVKTGLSEEFWGRVPEKQLFTPEYAVDRMVSVVNGLDVSQRGRCWDWKGEEIPP, translated from the coding sequence ATGTCCACTCCCTGGATATTCATATGCCCATCCAGCCGTGGCATCGGCCACACCCTAACGCAACACCTCCTCAAAACCACAaccctccccatcctcgcAACCACGCGCAACACCAACCCCTCCGCCACCAAATCCTCCATCCTCAACACCCTTCAAGCAAACAACCACGCCGACTTCTCCTCGCGCCTACACCTCCTCACAATGGACGTCACGGACCCTCCCTCCATGGAAGAAGCGTCCCGCCAAGCACGGGCCTTATTCCCCGCCAAAACACACCACCTACATCTCTCGTTTGCGATTCCCGGTATTTTGACGCCGGAGAAGAGTCTCGCGGGTATAGATCCCGATTCTAGCATGGCAATGTTTCAAGTGAATACCCTGGGACCATTACTGCTAGCAAAGTACTTTGCGGAGTTTTTGCCTCGTCGTTCTACGGAGATTGATGTAGATAAATTGGATGGGGTGTCGAGGCATGCTACGTGGGTGTTCATGTCTGCGAGGGTTGGATCCGTGACAGATAATAGGTCGGGGGGCTGGTTTTCATACCGGGCGAGTAAAGCGGCCGTGAATAGTATTACCAAGAGTGTGGATATTATGCTCAAGACGAGGAGTGGTGATAAGGCTTTGGCCATTGCGTATCATCCTGGTACGGTGAAGACGGGGTTGAGTGAGGAGTTTTGGGGGAGGGTGCCTGAGAAGCAACTCTTTACGCCTGAGTATGCGGTTGATAGGATGGTGAGTGTAGTTAATGGACTGGATGTTAGTCAGCGGGGTAGATGTTGGGACTGGAAGGGAGAGGAGATTCCGCCATAG
- a CDS encoding homeobox and C2H2 transcription factor (similar to Metarhizium acridum CQMa 102 XP_007807256.1) produces the protein MSVHNDFFVGAVDPTAQEGANDHNDHGRVSGTSTSTGLDSPQGIIGPGTTSAPSTATDLDWSDSLLFGADIDGQDVISPQFHSAFPGFEPHQDLNLTFQPQTVDYSNSAFPLSLPVEQPASGLEHASYQEAMEEFFAKNGAWRPPEPCNHCRRLRLQCFMLQTTDANPNPVNSCSSCVALFRNCSLAERSKRGHSQFETSRPVIGHLHGVNEEENQLTWDQFSQPTAGQPSGTVPMPSITSKRSSSRSVRKTQILRDWFAVNIQHPYPTDDEKTTLAEQSGLSRTQVINWFTNARRRHRLSTQPMVNNATFRAGSPMPRSLLSSMTPFERWKHSPPDSEPVSEAAIQEAISFSANKHEGSVPGDADDLGSSASTDSMLYSRSALHYSSDGSLSNYSHASGNSDAVHSGRSSEDRSHPAWVKSASARSKRSKARTFICSYCSRSFNKKYDWLRHERSVHAPGDTSWVCAIPLPPEQSYIIWRLGQTQAECIFCGQASPTEEHFQSHEFESCAKRAVQDRSFTRKDHMWQHLYKFHGCRKWEGWKPDVNLLMHKSGGA, from the coding sequence atgtcAGTCCACAATGATTTCTTCGTGGGCGCGGTCGACCCCACGGCGCAGGAGGGCGCAAATGACCACAATGACCACGGCCGAGTGTCAGGAACTTCGACTTCAACCGGCTTGGACTCGCCCCAAGGCATAATCGGTCCTGGCACGACTTCCGCTCCGTCTACTGCTACTGATTTGGATTGGTCCGATTCACTTTTGTTCGGTGCCGATATAGACGGCCAAGATGTCATCTCGCCGCAGTTTCATTCGGCCTTCCCCGGCTTTGAACCACACCAGGACCTGAACCTCACATTTCAGCCCCAAACAGTCGATTATTCCAATTCTGCCTTTCCTCTCTCTCTTCCTGTTGAGCAACCAGCTTCCGGGTTAGAACACGCATCGTATCAAGAAGCTATGGAAGAGTTCTTTGCCAAGAATGGAGCTTGGCGGCCCCCGGAGCCATGCAACCACTGCAGGCGACTGCGTTTACAGTGTTTCATGCTGCAAACTACAGATGCGAATCCCAATCCCGTTAATTCTTGCTCCAGCTGCGTTGCGCTCTTCAGAAACTGCAGTCTAGCTGAAAGATCCAAGCGAGGTCACTCTCAATTTGAGACTTCTCGTCCAGTCATAGGGCACTTACACGGagtcaatgaagaagagaatcaGTTGACATGGGACCAATTCTCCCAGCCTACGGCTGGTCAACCATCTGGTACAGTTCCTATGCCTTCAATCACGAGTAAGCGATCTAGCTCTCGTTCTGTTCGGAAGACGCAGATCCTTCGAGACTGGTTCGCCGTCAATATTCAGCATCCGTATCCcacggatgatgagaagaCCACCCTAGCAGAGCAATCCGGTTTAAGCAGAACTCAGGTTATCAACTGGTTCACGAATGCCAGACGGCGCCACCGGCTGTCTACTCAACCAATGGTCAACAATGCAACCTTCCGTGCAGGATCGCCCATGCCGCGCTCCCTCCTGTCGAGCATGACGCCCTTTGAGCGTTGGAAGCACTCGCCACCGGACAGCGAACCAGTATCAGAGGCTGCCATCCAAGAAGCAATCAGCTTCAGCGCAAACAAACACGAAGGTAGTGTgcctggtgatgctgatgatttAGGGTCCTCGGCTAGCACAGATTCAATGCTGTATTCCCGTTCTGCCTTGCATTACTCTTCTGACGGGTCCTTATCCAATTACTCCCACGCTTCTGGTAATAGTGATGCCGTACACTCAGGAAGAAGTTCAGAGGATCGCTCCCATCCTGCATGGGTCAAGTCAGCATCCGCAAGATCAAAACGGTCAAAGGCTCGCACCTTTATCTGTAGTTACTGCTCacgcagcttcaacaagaAATACGACTGGCTGCGGCATGAGCGTTCGGTCCATGCACCTGGGGACACGTCTTGGGTGTGTGCCATTCCTTTACCCCCGGAGCAATCCTATATTATCTGGAGGCTTGGCCAAACGCAGGCAGAGTGTATCTTTTGCGGACAGGCATCCCCGACAGAAGAGCATTTCCAATCCCACGAGTTTGAATCATGTGCCAAGCGTGCTGTCCAGGACCGAAGCTTTACCAGAAAGGACCACATGTGGCAGCATCTATATAAATTCCATGGATGTCGAAAGTGGGAAGGCTGGAAACCGGATGTCAACCTGCTCATGCACAAATCTGGAGGGGCATGA